One Salmo salar chromosome ssa01, Ssal_v3.1, whole genome shotgun sequence DNA window includes the following coding sequences:
- the pomk gene encoding protein O-mannose kinase (The RefSeq protein has 9 substitutions compared to this genomic sequence) gives MGRSNSTTSRGVPVVLVCLGALLLGNVVIYLYLDSLQQSGDGDPHLTPHGACPPRHFRMANMRNCSPWLECPQVRTEVRKLKMIGQGAVKQVFLSEWKGHKVALSKLSSPDYQEDFLHGLSMLQALQGPHVVVLVGLCSEDHTLVTEYHPLGSLLNLVAVLAQERHRVRDTWQTRLRLALDYVSILHYLHTSPAGTRVMCDSNDLVKTLSQFLLTSDFHLVVNDLDALPEVRAPAGSLVRCGHREFTGEFVAPEQLWPHGDSQPFADEFMPGYDEKTDIWKIPDVTRFLMGRVAGGDVVHFHFFQINGECKRRDLLFRPFAMDVLRVYRSVYATMMRDSPGLGGSRDML, from the exons ATGGGCAGAAGCAACAGCACTACCTCGCGCGGTGTTCCAGTGGTACTGGTGTGCCTTGGTGCTCTGCTATTGGGCAATGTGGTGATCTACTTGTACCTGGACTCACTGCAGCAGAGTGGCGACGGCGACCCCCACCTGACTCCTCATGGGGCATGTCCGCCCCGTCACTTTAGGATGGCCAACATGAGGAACTGTTCGCCCTGGCTGGAGTGTCCACAAGTGCGCACAGAGGTGCGCAAGTTGAAGATGATCGGCCAGGGAGCTGTTAAGCAG GTTTTCCTGTCCGAGTGGAAGGGTCACAAAGTAGCCCTGTCCAAGCTCTCCTCCCCGGATTACCAGGAGGACTTCCTCCATGGGCTCTCCATGCTCCAGGCCCTCCAAGGGCCCCACGTGGTGGTGCTGGTAGGCCTGTGCTCAGAGGACCACACCCTGGTCACAGAGTACCATCCGCTGGGCTCTCTGCTCAACCTGGTCGCCGTGCTGGCCCAGGAGAGGCACCGCGTACGGGACACCTGGCAGACCCGCCTGCGGCTGGCACTGGACTACGTCTCCATTCTCCATTACCTCCACACCAGCCCCGCCGGGACCAGAGTCATGTGTGACTCGAATGACCTGGTGAAAACCCTGTCACAGTTCCTGCTGACCAGCGACTTCCACCTGGTGGTCAATGACCTGGATGCCCTGCCAGAGGTCAGGGCCCCTGCGGGCTCGCTAGTGAGATGTGGCCACCGGGAGCTCACAGGGGAATTTGTGGCCCCAGAGCAGCTGTGGCCCCACGGTGACAGCCAGCCATTTGCCGATGAGCTTATGCCGGGGTACGATGAAAAAACAGATATTTGGAAGATTCCAGATGTTACACGTTTCCTGATGGGGAGGGTAGCGGGAGGTGACGTGGTCCATTTCCACCTCTTTCAGATCAACGGGGAGTGTAAGAGAAGAGACCCTCATCTTCGCCCCTCTGCAATGGACGTCCTGAGCGTGTACAGATCAGTCTATGCAACCATGATGAGAGACAGTCCCGGTCCTGGTGGCTCCAGAGATATGCTTTAA